A genomic stretch from Candidatus Neomarinimicrobiota bacterium includes:
- the htpG gene encoding molecular chaperone HtpG — translation MTEQLKTYEYQTEIKRILDIVIHSIYSNTDVFIRELISNASDALEKFRHIILTEESVVDKEIPQEIRISIEKEAGNLVIEDTGVGMTKEELIENLGTIAHSGTAEFLKQLQKHPGQSAEIIGQFGLGFYSVFMVSDHVKVITRSYKPAAKGYVWESDGASGYTIAREEGIKRGTRIVIHLKEEKKEYLDEEKLKEIIHEYSNFVTFPILLSGKKINTIQAIWTRRPREIKEEEYTEFYKFISNTESEPLFRLHTSSDAPIQLNALLYIPKENYEIFGLNRLDPGVHLYCNKVLIQSKVKDLLPEYLRFVKGVVDSEDLPLNISRETLQDNHLVKKIGKHLTKKILSTLKNQKKENPEKYRDFWKQFSNFIKEGANTDYENREDLAELLLFESSKTKAGEWTSLEEYVSRAPEDQKEIYYLTGTSRDELENSPYMESFRAADIEIFYLTNPIDDFVMTSIREYKEKNLVSADNANIKLPQKADKADSKDEGKEKDKADDKEMKGFIKWLAKHLKDRISEVKVSERLVDSPALLVNPDDMMTVHMQKILEQAGQSLYSSGKKVLEINPKHDLIRKMVNLKKEGGQDELLKMLADQITDNAFMMAGLETDKSAMVRRINHIMNNILKS, via the coding sequence ATGACAGAACAGCTGAAGACGTACGAATATCAAACAGAGATCAAAAGGATTCTGGACATTGTCATTCATTCCATCTATTCCAACACAGATGTCTTTATCCGTGAACTCATTTCAAACGCTTCGGATGCCCTTGAAAAATTCCGTCACATTATACTCACGGAAGAATCGGTTGTGGATAAGGAAATCCCCCAGGAGATCCGTATATCCATAGAAAAAGAGGCAGGCAATCTGGTGATTGAGGATACGGGTGTGGGAATGACAAAGGAGGAATTGATTGAAAACCTGGGTACCATCGCTCATTCCGGAACGGCAGAATTTTTAAAACAGCTTCAAAAACATCCCGGGCAATCAGCCGAGATCATCGGTCAATTCGGTCTGGGATTTTATTCAGTCTTCATGGTATCCGATCATGTGAAAGTCATAACCCGTTCTTATAAACCGGCGGCAAAAGGTTACGTCTGGGAATCTGACGGAGCCAGCGGATATACCATTGCCCGGGAAGAGGGAATTAAGCGGGGCACCCGAATTGTTATCCACCTGAAAGAAGAAAAAAAAGAGTACCTGGATGAAGAAAAACTAAAAGAAATCATCCATGAATACTCAAACTTCGTCACTTTTCCCATATTACTCTCCGGGAAAAAAATCAACACCATCCAGGCGATCTGGACCCGCAGGCCCCGGGAAATCAAAGAAGAAGAATACACTGAATTTTATAAATTTATCTCCAATACGGAATCCGAGCCTCTCTTCCGCCTTCATACCTCTTCCGATGCACCTATTCAGTTAAATGCTTTGTTGTATATCCCCAAAGAAAACTACGAAATATTCGGACTAAACCGCCTGGATCCGGGTGTCCATCTTTACTGTAATAAAGTTCTGATTCAATCCAAAGTAAAAGATCTCCTTCCTGAATACCTCCGTTTTGTCAAGGGTGTGGTGGATTCGGAAGATCTGCCTCTGAATATTTCCAGGGAAACGCTGCAGGATAATCATCTGGTTAAGAAAATCGGCAAGCATCTGACAAAGAAAATTTTATCTACTCTGAAAAACCAGAAAAAAGAAAATCCTGAGAAATACCGAGATTTCTGGAAACAGTTCTCCAATTTTATCAAGGAAGGTGCTAACACAGATTACGAGAACCGGGAAGACCTGGCAGAACTTCTCCTGTTTGAATCCAGTAAAACCAAAGCAGGCGAATGGACTTCCCTGGAAGAATATGTCTCCCGGGCTCCGGAGGATCAAAAGGAGATTTATTATCTGACGGGGACGTCCAGAGATGAACTGGAAAACAGTCCCTATATGGAATCCTTCCGCGCTGCGGACATTGAAATTTTTTACCTGACCAATCCCATTGATGATTTTGTCATGACATCCATCCGGGAATACAAAGAAAAAAACCTTGTCTCAGCCGACAATGCCAACATCAAACTTCCCCAAAAAGCGGATAAAGCTGATTCAAAGGATGAAGGAAAAGAAAAGGATAAGGCGGATGACAAAGAGATGAAGGGCTTTATAAAATGGCTTGCCAAACATCTCAAGGACCGGATTTCAGAAGTAAAAGTTTCTGAACGTCTGGTAGACAGTCCGGCACTTCTTGTTAATCCCGATGATATGATGACAGTCCACATGCAGAAAATTCTGGAGCAGGCCGGACAGTCCCTATACTCATCCGGGAAAAAAGTGCTGGAAATCAATCCGAAACACGATTTAATCCGGAAAATGGTTAATTTGAAAAAAGAGGGCGGACAGGATGAGCTGTTAAAAATGCTGGCTGACCAGATCACCGATAATGCCTTTATGATGGCCGGACTGGAAACTGACAAATCAGCCATGGTCCGTCGGATCAATCATATCATGAATAACATATTGAAAAGCTGA
- the miaB gene encoding tRNA (N6-isopentenyl adenosine(37)-C2)-methylthiotransferase MiaB, whose protein sequence is MNVYDSEIIAAILQSEGLEEVDSPEKADLVLLNTCSVRDLAEQKIHTRLGQLRVIQKRSNPEMKMGVVGCMAQNLKKDILRKKPYVNFILGPDSYRHLPAILKSGNIPKKVIDTQLSSLELYDGLFPARHEGINAWISISRGCDKFCTYCIVPYTRGRERSRKPESILEEAKQAVNKGFVEITLLGQNVNSYNSSTGGFPDLLAQLAGIQGLLRIRYTSPHPGDVSDDLIAVHKDFYPRICNHIHLPLQSGSNAVLNAMNRTYTREHYLQLVEKIRKAVPDMAITTDMIVGFPGETEKDYEDTLDMMKQVRYDAAFMFKYSPRPGTKAAKMPDNVPDDEKSRRLNQMIRLQHRHTLEKNRTLIGKKVEILVEKESKKRSNEMMGRTSTNKIVVFPAHHYKPKELITRTITDAQGVTLLSAD, encoded by the coding sequence ATGAATGTATATGACAGCGAAATTATTGCTGCCATCCTGCAATCAGAGGGATTGGAAGAAGTTGATTCGCCGGAAAAAGCGGATCTGGTTCTTTTAAATACCTGCAGTGTGCGGGATTTGGCCGAACAAAAAATTCATACCCGTCTCGGACAACTTCGGGTGATACAGAAAAGATCCAATCCAGAGATGAAAATGGGAGTCGTAGGATGTATGGCTCAAAACCTGAAAAAGGATATTCTCCGGAAAAAACCCTATGTCAATTTTATCCTGGGACCTGATTCGTACCGCCACCTCCCGGCCATACTGAAATCCGGGAATATTCCGAAGAAAGTTATAGATACGCAACTTTCTTCCCTGGAGCTGTATGACGGTCTTTTTCCGGCACGTCATGAAGGTATCAATGCATGGATTTCAATTTCCCGGGGTTGTGATAAATTTTGTACTTACTGCATTGTTCCATATACCCGGGGACGCGAAAGAAGCCGGAAACCGGAAAGTATTCTGGAAGAAGCAAAACAGGCTGTCAACAAGGGTTTTGTTGAAATAACCCTTCTTGGACAGAACGTAAATTCTTACAATTCTTCCACCGGCGGATTCCCGGATCTGCTGGCACAACTCGCCGGAATACAGGGACTTCTGAGAATCCGGTATACATCACCCCATCCCGGGGATGTGAGTGATGATCTGATTGCGGTCCATAAAGATTTTTACCCTCGTATATGCAACCATATTCACCTGCCTTTGCAAAGCGGCTCGAATGCTGTCTTGAATGCCATGAACAGGACATACACCCGGGAACACTATCTCCAATTGGTAGAAAAAATCCGAAAAGCTGTCCCAGATATGGCCATCACCACAGACATGATCGTGGGTTTTCCGGGAGAAACGGAAAAAGATTATGAAGACACGCTGGATATGATGAAACAAGTCCGCTATGATGCCGCTTTTATGTTTAAATACTCACCACGTCCCGGAACTAAAGCAGCTAAAATGCCGGATAACGTTCCAGACGATGAAAAATCCAGGCGTTTGAACCAGATGATTCGTCTCCAGCACCGGCATACTCTGGAGAAAAACCGGACCCTGATTGGGAAAAAAGTGGAAATCCTTGTAGAAAAAGAAAGTAAAAAACGCTCCAACGAAATGATGGGACGGACATCCACCAATAAAATTGTCGTATTCCCCGCTCACCACTATAAACCCAAAGAACTGATTACAAGAACCATTACGGATGCTCAGGGAGTCACCTTATTGAGTGCTGATTGA